The DNA sequence ACGAACACGATGGACATCCGGCGGGCACCGTGACGATCGGCCAGCCGGCCGGCCGGGACGCTCGCCGCGATGCCGGCGAGGGCGGCGGCGGAGAGCCCGGCCCCCACCTGGCCGACGGTCAGGTCACCGGCGCGGAGGAAGTAGACCGGCGCGCCGGCCAGATAGAGGCCGGCGCCGATGCTGCCGGCCAGCTGTGCGACCGCGAGCCAGCGGGCGGGGCCGGTCACCGGAACGAGAGCGCCGAGCGCGGAGCGCAGTCGCCCCCGCGGCGCCCCACCGCCTCCGGCGTCGGACAGAGTGGACCGCGGTGACGCCATGCCGTTCCCCCGTTTGAGCTGCGTGATCCGCGTGCGAGAGGGCGAATCCCGGCTGCTTGATCTTTGTGTCCACGGGGACGGGATGCCTGCACGCGCATTGACGCGAGCGATTCTAACAGCACCACCGTCACGGGCCTCGGCACTGACCGTCGTGGATTGCTCGGTGCCACCGCCGCGTGCTACGGTCCGCTGCGGGCCTCCCACGGGAGGGCCGCGCTCGCGCAGGCGTCGTCAAAACGGGGGTTCTGACGTCTTGGAAAATGCATTTTCCCCTGCCCTCCTTCAGCTCTCCCGCGACGTTCTCGACATTTCCGAGAATCGGTTTCCCGCTGATTCCACGGAATCCTTCGCCGCATTGGGCGGCACGTCGCTGCGGGCGATGCGGCTGGTCGCCCGGGCCGAGCGTGAGCTCGGTCTGCGGATCGACCTCGCCGACCTGTTGCGTCCCGGGCCGCTCACCTCGGCGCTGCGCCGGAGCGGGCCGCTGGAGCGTGCTGAGCGCCGGGAGCGCCCGGTGGCGGACCGGCGTCCCCTCCTGCCGGCGCAGCACGCGATGCTGGTGCACGAGCAGCAGTGGCCGGGCACCGGTTACCGCCTGCTGTTCAGCCTCCGCTGTCCGGGGCCTGCCCGCGCCCGGCACCTGCGCGACTGCCTGGACGCGTTGACCGCCCGACACGAGACCCTGCGCACCGTGTTCGACGCCGACACCGACCAACCCGGGCGCCGCGTCCTGCGCCGGTGGCGTCCGGTGCTGCGGGAGCAGGGGCGCTACACCCCCGGCGGCGACCCGGTCGCCGCCGCCCACGCCCACCTCGCCGAGCTGGCGCCCGGACTGGACCCGTTCCGCCGGCCACCCGCCGAGTGGCTGCTGACCGAGCTGCCCGGGGACGAGAGCCACGTCGTCTCGCTGCTGGCCCACCACGCCCTGCTCGACGGCTGGGCGGTCGGGCTGCTCCTGCGGGAACTGGCCGTGGCGTACCTCGGCGGCACCATGCCGCCGGCCGGGCCGGGCGTCCCCCCGGACGTCCTGCTCGGGTGCCCCGCGCTCCCGGACGGGCTGCTCAGGCACCGTGCCGACCAGTTGGCCGGGGCGCCGCAGGTGGTGGAGCTGCCCGGCCGGCCCGGCGCCACCCACCGGCCGGGGCGTCCGGGCTCGCGGTTGACCTTCACGCTCGGGCCCGGGGCCACCGCCGCGTGCGACGACCTGGCGCGCGACGCCGGTGTGACCCGTCCCGCGGTGCTGCTGGCCGCGTGGGCGCTGGTGACGGCCCGCCGGTGCGGGGTCGACGACCTGCTCGTCGGGGTGCCGGCCGCCGGGCGCCCGACCGCCGAGCTGGGCGAGATGGTCGGGCTCGCGACCCGCGTCGTGCCGGTGCGCTGCCGGTGGGACGACGAGGCGCCCGCGAGTGCGCTGAGCCCCGCCGTGGCCGACGCCCTCGCCGACGCGGTCGCCGCCGCCGAGCTGCCGTTCGAGGCGCTCGTGTCGGAGCTGGGCGCCGCCGGGGCGATCGACCGTAACCCGCTGGTCCAGATCGGGTTCGCCGCCCACGACGAGCTGATCCCCACCGCGCTGCCGGGACCGGACGGGACGGCGACCGTCCACGAGGGCCACGACGGGGGCTCGGTCTTCGACGCGATGCTCTACCTCCAGGCGTGGGGGGAGCGCCCCCGCTTCGCGCTGGAGCACCGGCTGGCGGCGCTCTCCCCGGCCGGCGCGGCGGAGCTGGCCGAGGCGTTCGAGGCGACCCTGGTGGCGCTGGCGCGCGCCCGTGACCTGCCGCTACGGACGGTCCGGGGGATGTCCGAGCGGCAGCGGGCCCGGCTCGACGACTGGGGCCGTGGACCGGACGCCGACCCGGGGACCGGGTTGTGGCAGGCGTTCTCGGAACAGGCCCGCCGGCGGCCCGGGGCGGTCGCCGTGCGCGGCCCCGAGGGCAGCACCACGTACGCCGAACTGCTCGACCTCGCCGAGCGGCTCTCGGCCGACCTCGCGGAGGCCGGGGTGACGGCCGGTTCGACGGTGGTGGTGGCGGCTCCGGCCTCCACCACCGAGGTGGTGGCCGTGCTGGCGACGCTGCGGCTGGGGGCGGCGTACGTCGGCGTCGACGCCGATGCCCCGGACGAACGGGTGGCGGCGCAGCTCGCCCGGTGCCGCCCGGCCGCCGTCGTGGGTGACCCGCGGATCGCCCGACTCGCCCCGGGGGTCGGCACGGCTCTCACCGGGCGACCCGGGCCCGCCGGCGCCACCCCGCCCGGCGCCGCGCCGGCCGATCCGCAGCGGGTCGCCTACCTGGCGTTCACCTCCGGGTCCACGGGCGAGCCCAAGGCTGCTCGGATCACCCACGCCGCGGTGCTGCGGCTCGTGCACGACCGCCACGTGTTCCCGCACGAGCCGGGTGACGGGTTCCTGCGGCTCGCGCCGCTGGCCTTCGACGCGTCCACGATGGAGCTGTTCGTCCCGCTGCTCACCGGCGGTCGGGTCGAGATCTTTCCGGGTCCGGTTCCCCACCCCGGCGAACTGGCCCGCTTCCTCGCCGAGCGTGACGTCGCCACCGCCTGGCTCACCGCCGGCCTGTTCCGGGTGCTCGCCGACTACGACCCGGCGGCGTTCGGCGGGCTCCGGCAGCTGCTCGCCGGTGGCGACGTGGTCCCGGCCGGTCAGGTCGCGGCCGTGCTGCGGGCCTGCCCGGGTCTGCGGGTCACCAACGGTTACGGCCCCACCGAGAACACCGTCTTCACCACCGTGCACCACGTCGACGACCCGTGCGAGCTGGAGGACGACGTCCCGATCGGTCGGCCCGTCCGTGGCACCGGCGTCGTGGTCGTCGACGAGGACGGCGAGCTGCTGCCGCCCGGCGCGGTGGGCGAGCTGTGCGCCGTCGGCACCGGCCTGGCGGTGGACTATCTCGACGATCCGCAGCGGACCGGGGAGGCGTTCCGGCGGCTCGGCGACGGCACCCGCGCCTACCGGACCGGCGATCTGGTGCGCTGGGACGAGCAGGGGCGACTGCGTTTCCTGGGCCGCCGCGACCGGCAGATCAAACTGGACGGACACCGGGTCGAGCAGGACGAGGTGGCCCACCGGCTGTCGGCGCACCCGCGGGTGACCGACGTGGCCGTCGTGGTCGCCGGTGACGCCGAGAACGGCCGCTTCCTGGTGGCGGCGCTGGTCGCCCCGCCGGAGGCCGGCCTCGTCGAGGAGGTGCGCGCGCTGGCGTCGCGGAGCCTCCCGGCGTACGCGGTGCCGAAACGCTGGGTGGTGCTCGACGCCCTTCCCCTCACCGCCAACGGCAAGGTCGACACCCGGAGCATCCTGCGCCGGGTCGAAGAGGGGCCGATTCCGGCGGCCCCGGCACCGCCCCGCACGCCGGCGGCGGATCTCGAAGCGCTGATCGCCGAGGTCTGGGCCACCGTGCTCGGCGACGACGACTTCGACTTCGACGAGTCGTTCTTCGAGGTGGGCGGCGACTCGTTGCAGTTGGCCAAGGTGCACCGACTGCTGCGGGACCGACTGCCCGACCGGTCGATCGTCCTGCTGGACCTCTACCGGCACCCCACCGTGGACGCGCTCGCCGGGTGGCTGCGCGGTGCGGGGCCGGCGACCGCGGGGGTGACCCGATGAGCGTCGGACGCGAGCCGGTCGCCGTGGTGGGAGTCGCCGGCCGCTTTCCGGGCGTCACCGGGCTCGACGAACTGTGGGACGCGTTGGTCGACGGTCGGGAGCTGCTCACCCGGTTCACGCCGGAGCAGCTCGCCGCCGCCGGCGTCACCGAGCAGGAGCGGGGCGACGCGGACTACGTGCCCGTGCGCGGCGTGCTCGACGGCATCGAGGAGTTCGACGCCGCCTTCTTCGGTCTCCCACCCCGGGAGGCGATGATCACCGACCCCCAGCACCGGCTGCTGCTGGAGTGCGCGTGGGAGGCTCTCGAGTACGCGGGCCACCCGCCCAGCCGGGAGCCGGGCCGGATCGGCGTCTTCGTGGGCACCGGCGTCAACACCTACCTGGCGAACCATCTGCTCGGGCGGCCGGAGCTGCTCGCCGAGCTGGGCGCGCTCCCGACGATCATCGGCAACGAGAAGGATCACGCCGCGACGCGGATCGCGTACCGTCTCGGGCTGCGCGGTGCGGCGATCGGCGTCCAGACGGCCTGCTCGACCTCGCTCGTCGCGGTGCACCTCGCCTGCGAGAGCCTGTACAGCGGGGACACGGACCTGGCCCTCGCCGGGGGCGCCACGGTCAGCACCCCGCAGCAGCGCGGCTACCGCTACGAACCGCACGGCATCGGCGCGCCGGACGGGCACTGCCGGGCCTTCTCCCACAGCGCCGCCGGGACGGTGGCCGGCAACGGCGCCGGGATCGTCGTGCTGCGACGCCTCTCCGACGCGCTGGCCGACGGCGATCCGATCCTGGGGCTGGTGCTCGGCTCCGCGGTCAACAACGACGGGGCGGCGAAGGTGGGCTACACCGCGCCCTCGGTCGCCGGTCAGGCCGAGGTGATCGGCATGGCCTGGGCCCGGGCCGGCCTCGACCCGACGAGCGTCGACGTGGTGGAGGCACACGGCACGGGCACCGAGATGGGCGACGCCATCGAGGTCGCCGGGCTCGGTGAGGCACTGGGCCGGGACGGGCCGGCGGGCGGACGCCTGCTGGGGTCGGTGAAGCCGAACCTCGGCCACCTCGACGCGGCTGCGGGAATCACCGGGATGATCAAGATGCTGCTCGCCCTGCGCCACGGGGTCGTGCCGCCCACCGTGAACCACGACCGGCCGCATCCCGACATCCCGTTCGCCGAGGCCGGCCTGCGCGTCAACACGACGGCCGAGCCCTGGCCCGCGCGGGGCGGGCCGCGCCGGGGTTGCGTCAGCTCGTTCGGCATCGGCGGCACCAACGCCCACGTGATCCTCCAGGAGGCGCCACCGCACCCGGTCCCGTCGAGGGCGGCGACCGAAGCCGATCTCGTGGTGGTGAGCGGGCGCACCCCGCAGGCGGTACGGGCGGCGGCGCGGCGGCTCGCCGACCACCTGGCGAAGGCGCCCGGATGGGAACTCGCCGACGTCGCGCACACCAGCCGCGTCGGCCGTACCGCCTGGCCGGTCCGACGGGCGATCGTCGCCGCCGACCGCGCCGACCTGCTGCGGCAGCTCGACACCGGGTCGGAGCCCGTCGTCGTGCCCCGCCGGGCGACGCTCACGTTCGCGTTCCCCGGGCAGGGCAGTCAGTTCCCCGGCATGGCCGCCGACCTGCACGCCAGGCTGCCCGGCGTCCGCGAGCGGCTCGACGCGGGCCTGGACGCCCTGCCCGCGGGCAGCGCCGACCCGGTACGCGCCGCGCTCCTGGACCCGTACGCCGCGGCGCAGTCGGCCCGTCCCTCGATCACCCAGCCCGCCCTCTTCCTGGTGGAGTACGCCCTCGGCGCCCAACTCCTCGACTGGGGTCTGCGACCGCAGCGGATGATCGGGCACAGCGTCGGGGAGTACGCCGCATTCTGCCTGGCTGGTGGCCTGCGGCTGGCCGACGCGCTGGCGCTGCTCGTGGCACGCGGACGGCTGGTGGAGCGCACCCCGCCCGGCCGGATGGCCGCCGTGCTGGCCGGGCGGGACCGGGTGGCCGCGCTGCTGCCACCCGACGTGCAGGTGGCCGCCGACAACGCTCCCGGCGTCACCGTGGTCTCCGGCCCGCCGGCCGGGGTACGGGAGCTGACCGACAGGTGCGCCACCGCCGGCATCCGGGTACGCCCGGTGCCGGCCGCGCACGGCTTCCACTCGGGCCTGCTCGACCCGGTCCTCGACGACTTCCGGGCGGCCGTCGGCGCGGTGCCGCACCACCCGGTCTCCACCACCGTCCTCTGTGGCCTGACCGGCGAGCCGGTTGTCGAGGGCGCGACCCGCCCGGCCGAGCATTGGGTGCGGCAGTTGCGCGAGCCGGTACGGTTCCGGGAGGCGACTGCCGAGCTGCTCACCACGCGCCACCCGGTCGTCCTCGAGGTCGGGCCGGGCCGGGCGCTGACCGCGCTGGTCCGGGCGGCCGGCGGCGGGCGCGTCCCGGTGGCGCCCACGATGCCGGCCGAGCCCGGCTCCGCCGCGTTGCCGACGCTGCTGCGGGCTCTCGCGACGGCGTGGACCTGCGGCGTCGAGCCGGACTGGGCCGCGTTCCGGCTCGACCCGGCCGCCCGGCGGGTGCCGCTGCCGACGTACCCCTTCGAACGGGTCCGGCACTGGGTCGACATCTCCGCACCGGCGGCGGTGGCGGAGGACGGGCCGGCGGCCCCCGGGACGCCCGCCGTTCCCGACGAACCCGAGACGCCCGCCGTCGCCGTGGAACGGGAGATCATCGCGGCGTGGCGGGACCTGCTCGGGGCGACCGACGTCGTACCCGATTCCGACTTCTTCGCGTTGGGCGGGGAGTCGCTGGTCGCCGTGCGGATGCTCAGCCGGCTGCGACAGCGGTGCGGTGTTCGGGTACCGCTGCGGATCCTGGCGCAGGACCCTACCGTGCGCGGGCTGACGCGGGCGGCGCTCGACCGCCTGCCGGACCCGGGTGAACTGGCGACACAGGGGGAGAGACAGTGACCGCATCGGCGCCTGCCCTGCAAGTCCTCGCGGACGGTCCGGGCGCACCGCTCGTCATCATCGATTTCATCCGCATCTCCGCCGGCGCCGGGCTCGGTGAGCTGCTCGCGTCGGCGCCCGGTGGCCGGCCCGTGTACCGCGCCGACCCGGTCGAGACGCTCCTGGGCGCCGACGGGTTCCGCCGCACCACCGACCTCGCCGAGGAGTACGCCGCGGCCGTGCGTCGGCTGCCGTCACGCCCGGCCCTGATCGTGGGCTACTGCAGCGCCACGCCGACGGCCATCCGCACCGCCGAGCTGACCGGTGTGCCGCTCGCCCTGGTCGAGCCCACCTGGCAGGACCGGGCCGCCGTGGAGCACGACTTCCGCGCCTTCCGCGCCACCCTGCGCGAGGGCGAGCCGGCCGCCGTGCCGCTCGACGCCGACCCGGCCCGGGCCCTCTGCGTGATCACGAGCACGCTCGTCGGCGACCTCGACGCGTTCGCCGCGGCGTACGACCTGCCTGACGACGAACGTCAGGACACCCGCGAGCAGCTCGTCGACCGGTACGTGGCCTGGCTGCACGTGTTGCTCTCGGCGTCCGCCGACCCGGTGCCGCCCCGGCCCGCCGACGTGGTGCTGGCCAGCCGGGAGTACGCGGGCGAGCACCCGGGTGTCGAGACGCTCCGGCTCGACCTGTCCGCCGACGAGGTGCCGACCGCGCCGGCGACCCGGGCCGCCCTGCTCGCGCTGACCGAACCGACGGCGGTGGCCCGGTGACGGGGTTCCTGTCCGAGCTGGTGCTGGCGCAGGCTGCCCGGACCCCCGGGTCGTGTGCCGTGGTGGACGAGCGGGAGTCGCTGACGTACGAGGAACTCGTCCGGCAGGCCGGCGTGGTGGCCGGACTGCTCACCGCGGCGGGGGTGGAGCCGGACGCCGTCGTGGCGGTCTGCGCCGAACGGTCGGTCCGCTTCCCGGTGCTGCTGCTCGGGGTGCTGCTCAGCGGTGCCGCGTACCTTCCCCTGGACCCGGGCGATCCCGCGCCCCGACTCGCCGGCATGCTGGACGACGCCGGCGTGGTCCTCGTGCTGACCGAGCCCGAGCTGAAGGCCGTGGCCGAGGCCGTCGCCGGGAGCCGTCCCGTGCTGGCCGTCTCGGCGGGCGAGCTGCGCGCGGGCGTCCCGGCTCCACCGGTGCCGCTCCGCTCGGACCTGGGGCTTGCCTATGTCCTGTACACCTCCGGCTCCACCGGGCGTCCCAAGGCCGTCGCCGTCCCGCACCGCGGCATCGTCAACCGGTTGCGGTGGATGCAGGACGAGTACGCCCTGACCAGCGCCGACTCCGTGCTCCAGAAGACGCCCGCCACGTTCGACGTGTCGGTGTGGGAGCTGTTCTGGCCGCTCGCGCAGGGCGCCCGTCTGGTGCTGGCCCGGCCCGGCGGGCAGCGCGACCCGGAATACCTGATGGCCGTCATGCGGCGGGAGCGGATCACCGTGGTCCACTTCGTGCCGTCCATGCTGGAGTCGGTCCTCGACGAGCCCGGCTGGGACGGGTGCGACGCGTTGCGGCTGGTCGTCTGTAGTGGTGAGGCGCTGCCGCCCGCCGCGGTGCGCCGATTCCGCGAACGGAGCCGGGCGCGGATCGACAACCTGTACGGGCCGACCGAGGCGTCGATCGACGTGACCTGGTGGCCGTGCCGCCCGGTGGAGGACGGTGACTCGGTACCGATCGGCCGGCCGATCGCTAACGTGGTGGTGCGGGTCCTCGACGCGGCCGGGAAGCCGGTGCCCGAGGGCGAGCCGGGGGAGCTCCACCTCGGCGGCGACCACGCCCTGGCGCGGGGATATCTCGGCCGGCCGGGCCTCACCGCGGAGCGGTTCGTGGCGGACCCCTGGGCCGACGGCGGCCGGTTGTACCGGACCGGCGATCTCGTGCGACGGCTGCCCGGCGGGGTGCTGGAGTTCCTCGGCCGGCTCGACCACCAGATCAAACTGCGCGGGCAGCGGATCGAGCCGGGTGAGATCGAGGAGACGCTGCGCCGGCACCCGGCCGTGAGCGGCGCCGTCGTCGTGCTGCGCCGGGACGAGGGACGCGCCGAACGCCTGGTCGGTTATGTGGTGGGGCCGCCGGACGGTCCCGGTGAGCGGGAGCTGCGGAACCACCTCGCCCAGCGGCTGCCCGCGTCGATGGTTCCGGCCCGGTTGGTGCGCCTGGACGCCTTCCCCCTCACCGCGAACGGCAAGCTGGATCGTCAGGCGCTGCCGGAACCACCACGACGCCGGCGTCGGTCAGCGCACGAACCCGATGTGGGCGGTGGCCATTAGCGAGCCGGGCTCGCAGAACGGCACCTGCTCGACGACCCGACCCTCGTCGAGGTCCACCACGAAGAGCGTCGAGGCGCCGGTCATGAAGACGTACCGGCCGGTGGGCTCGACCGCCAGGTAGAGCGGCGACTGGCTGTTCTTCGCGCAGATGAAGGGAGGCTGGACCGGCTCGTGCGCGAACAGCTCCACGTCGAACACCGTGGACATGTCGGCGGGGTCGAGGACGAACAGCCGGTTCGGGAAGCCGGTGACCGCGATCAGCTGGCGGCCGTCGCGGTGGAACAACTGCTGCGAGGTGATGCGCAGAAAGGTCGGCCCGGTGTGGGCCGCCTCCCGGACCGCCGCACCGTCCCGGTACCGCCACCGTTCGAGCACACCCGGCCCGTGCACGACGACGTTGTTCTGCCACTTGGAGATGTTGTTGCAGGAGACGTAGAAGACGTCCGGGTCGTCCAGGTCGACGTCGACGTGCGCGGAGCAGCTCGCGCCGGTGGTGTGCACCGAGGCGCGGGTCAGTTTCTCGTCGGCCACGACGAACCGGCCGGTGGGGAACTCGTTGGCGGCGTACCGCGTGACGTCGAACGTGCCGCCGTCGGTGCCCAGCACCCGGCCGTCGGAACCGCCCGGGCGCACCGACAGGTCCATGTCGACGCCGACCATGAACCCGTTCGGCGAGGTCTCCAGCTCGTGGATGGTGTCGCAGGCGAACCCGGGCAGGTCGCCCAGCCGGGTCGCTGCGCCGGTGCGCAGGTCGTAGCGCCAGGCGCTGCTGCGCAACTGTTGGTCCTGATCGTGGTAGCGGCGCAGGCGGTCCTCGGTGTCGGTCATCGCGAACGCGATCACGCCCGGCTCGACCTCGCACTTGGTGGAGCTCTGCATCGCGGCGAAGTCGAGTTCGGTCGCCGGCGGCCACAGGTGCGAGCCGCCGTCGCGGCCGAGCCGGCGCAGGTAGGGCGCCTGTTTGAAGGAGACGACCACCTCGCCGTCCGCCGTCTGCACGAAGCTGTGCGGGTGCAGGAAGTACGAGAGCAGATCCTCGAGCCGACCCAGCCCGTACGGCACCGGACCGTCGCCGAGCCGGTCCCGCAGCACCGCCAGTTGGCGGGCGCGCAGGTCACCGATGTCGATCGTGGTCTCCCGCACCGTGCGGGCGCCCAGGTCGACGAAGAGATACCGCTCGCGCGTGCCGTCCGTGGACAACCCGCAGACCAGAAGCGTCAGATCGCCGTAACCCGCCGACAACGGCAGATTCAGGTCAACAGCCACAACAGCGCCTCCCGGAGGATGGTGATGCAGTTGGTGGTGAGGACGGATTCGACATGGAACTGGAAGCTGGTGAAGCCTTCGGAGCGCAGCGCCACGACCCGGCCGTCGGGCTCCACGGCGATGGTCACCCCCGCCGGGGCCGCGGCCGGGGCGTCGGCGAAGAAGGTGTTGTAGAAGCCGACGGGCTCGGCCCGCCCGAACAGGTCGACCGTCTCCTGCACGCCCTGCAACGGCGGGTCCACCGGATGCACGGTCATGCCGAGCAGACGGCAGAGGATCTGGTGACCGAGGCAGACCGCGAGGAACGGCGTGCCGGCCGCCATCAGGTCGCCCACGATGCGGTGCAGTTGGGCGATCTTCGGGTCGTCCAACTGGTTCGGGTCGCCGGGCCCGGGCCCGACCAGCACCAGGTCGTAACCGGTCAGGCCGATGCCGGACTCCCGGTAGTCGCGCATGGTGACCTTGAGCCCGAGGTGCTCGAGGATGTGCTTGAGCATCTCGGTGAACTGGTCCTCGTTGTCGACGATCAGCACCGAGCGGCCGATGAGGGCCGGGGCGGCGTACCGGTCGTCGACCTGCCGGTTGATCCAGAAGCGCGACAGGTAACGGTTCCGGCTGCTGAGCACCTCCATGACCTTGTCGTCCACGAACCGGTCGAGGAAGGGGCCGGGCGGCTCCGCGGTGGTGATCGCCTTCAGCAGCCCCTCGGCCTTGGTGCGGACCTCACGGCACTCCTTCGCGGGCACGGAGTCGCGCACGACGCTGGCGCCGCTGCGGATCACGGCGTGGCCCTCGGCGTCCACCGCCATCGTCCGGATCGTGATGGCGCTGTCCAGCCACTCCTGGCCGTCGTCCTCGAGGCCGCGGATCATCAGGGCCGACGAGTAGTAGCCACGGGACTCGGACTCGTGCCGGTGGATGACCCGGGCGGCGTTCTCCAGCGGGCTGCCGACCATGGTGGCGGCGAACATCGACTCGCGGAACGCGTCGAGCGGACTCATGGTGGCGCTGCCCTCGAGCACGTACTCGGTGTGCACGAGCGCGCTCATCTCCTTCAGGTACGGCCCGTGCACGACGCCGCCCTCGCCGCAGATCCGCGACATCATCTTGAGCTCCTCGTCGACGACCTGGAAGAGCTCGTTCACCTCCTTGCGGTCGGAGAGGAACTCGATGAGGTCGGCCCGCTTCTGCAACGCCGCCCGCGGCAGCGTGCCGCAGATCGGGTTCATCGTGACCGTGCCGCGACGGTAGGTCAGGTGCCGCTCGGGGGAGGACCCGATGAAGTAGCGCTCCCCGTCGTAGAAGCAGAACGTCAGGTACGCCCCGATCTCGTTGCGGGCGAGCCGGGCGAAGATCGTGTGCGCGACCTCGGGCCCGAAGTCGCCGATGGTCACGTCGCAGCGCCGCGAGATGAGGAAGTTGGACCCCTCGCCGCGCTGGATCTCCTCCTTGATCACCCGGTCGATCCGCGCGGCGAACTCCTCGTCGCCGGGGGTGTGCACGGGGTCGGAGATCACCCGGACGTCGGCGTGCACGTCGGCGAACGACTCGAGCTCGACCTCACGGAACTCGCTGGGCACCAGCGAGATGAGGGGCTCGCCGTCGTCGTGGCAGACGTAGCCGCGCTCGCGCAGCTGCGCGTAGGGCACCATGGTCAGCACCGGGTGCGTGGCCGGGCGAGGCACCTCGGCGAGTGACCAGGACCGCACGGTCTCGCCGCGGGCGTAGTTGACCTTGCCCTCGGAATGAATGAGGCAATAAGGGCTGACAAAGTCAAGACTCACCGGAAGCCACCTTGCTGATCAGAAAGTGGTGTAGCACCAGGTAATCGATTTCCGTATCGAGGAAGCAGCCTAGCGCATCGGCCGGTGACCCGACGATTGGCTGCCCCGCGACGTTGAAGGATGTGTTGATCAGACACGGCACGCCGGTGACCTGCTCGAAGGCGCGCAGCAGGCCCACCAGCAGCGGATTGTCGGCCTCGTCGACGGTCTGGGCGCGAGCCGTGCCATCCACGTGGACGGCGCCCGGAACGAGCTTCCGGTATTCGGGTCGTACCGGGAAGACGAATGTCATGTAAGGCGAGGTCTTCTTCTTGCCCATTTCCAGGACCACCGGCGCGGAGGCCGCGGGCAGCACCGGCGCGAAGGGCCGGAACGGCTCCCGCCGCTTCACCCGGATGTTGATGACGTCCTGAATATCGGGAAAGGCGGGGTTGGCCAGGATGCTGCGATTGCCGAGGGCACGCGGGCCGTACTCGACGGCCCCCTGGAACCAGCCGATCACCACCGGGTCGACGAGCAGCTTGGCCACCTCGGTGAACAGCTCGTCCGCGGCCAGCTCACGCCACTCGACCCGGTCGCCCACCGCCGCGAGGGCGGCGCGGATGTCGTCGTCGGTGTAGCTCGGCCCCAGGTAGGGGGCGGGCGACGGGCGCACCGGGTGGCCCAGCTCCCGTGCCG is a window from the Micromonospora sp. DSM 45708 genome containing:
- a CDS encoding amino acid adenylation domain-containing protein — translated: MPARALTRAILTAPPSRASALTVVDCSVPPPRATVRCGPPTGGPRSRRRRQNGGSDVLENAFSPALLQLSRDVLDISENRFPADSTESFAALGGTSLRAMRLVARAERELGLRIDLADLLRPGPLTSALRRSGPLERAERRERPVADRRPLLPAQHAMLVHEQQWPGTGYRLLFSLRCPGPARARHLRDCLDALTARHETLRTVFDADTDQPGRRVLRRWRPVLREQGRYTPGGDPVAAAHAHLAELAPGLDPFRRPPAEWLLTELPGDESHVVSLLAHHALLDGWAVGLLLRELAVAYLGGTMPPAGPGVPPDVLLGCPALPDGLLRHRADQLAGAPQVVELPGRPGATHRPGRPGSRLTFTLGPGATAACDDLARDAGVTRPAVLLAAWALVTARRCGVDDLLVGVPAAGRPTAELGEMVGLATRVVPVRCRWDDEAPASALSPAVADALADAVAAAELPFEALVSELGAAGAIDRNPLVQIGFAAHDELIPTALPGPDGTATVHEGHDGGSVFDAMLYLQAWGERPRFALEHRLAALSPAGAAELAEAFEATLVALARARDLPLRTVRGMSERQRARLDDWGRGPDADPGTGLWQAFSEQARRRPGAVAVRGPEGSTTYAELLDLAERLSADLAEAGVTAGSTVVVAAPASTTEVVAVLATLRLGAAYVGVDADAPDERVAAQLARCRPAAVVGDPRIARLAPGVGTALTGRPGPAGATPPGAAPADPQRVAYLAFTSGSTGEPKAARITHAAVLRLVHDRHVFPHEPGDGFLRLAPLAFDASTMELFVPLLTGGRVEIFPGPVPHPGELARFLAERDVATAWLTAGLFRVLADYDPAAFGGLRQLLAGGDVVPAGQVAAVLRACPGLRVTNGYGPTENTVFTTVHHVDDPCELEDDVPIGRPVRGTGVVVVDEDGELLPPGAVGELCAVGTGLAVDYLDDPQRTGEAFRRLGDGTRAYRTGDLVRWDEQGRLRFLGRRDRQIKLDGHRVEQDEVAHRLSAHPRVTDVAVVVAGDAENGRFLVAALVAPPEAGLVEEVRALASRSLPAYAVPKRWVVLDALPLTANGKVDTRSILRRVEEGPIPAAPAPPRTPAADLEALIAEVWATVLGDDDFDFDESFFEVGGDSLQLAKVHRLLRDRLPDRSIVLLDLYRHPTVDALAGWLRGAGPATAGVTR
- a CDS encoding type I polyketide synthase; this encodes MSVGREPVAVVGVAGRFPGVTGLDELWDALVDGRELLTRFTPEQLAAAGVTEQERGDADYVPVRGVLDGIEEFDAAFFGLPPREAMITDPQHRLLLECAWEALEYAGHPPSREPGRIGVFVGTGVNTYLANHLLGRPELLAELGALPTIIGNEKDHAATRIAYRLGLRGAAIGVQTACSTSLVAVHLACESLYSGDTDLALAGGATVSTPQQRGYRYEPHGIGAPDGHCRAFSHSAAGTVAGNGAGIVVLRRLSDALADGDPILGLVLGSAVNNDGAAKVGYTAPSVAGQAEVIGMAWARAGLDPTSVDVVEAHGTGTEMGDAIEVAGLGEALGRDGPAGGRLLGSVKPNLGHLDAAAGITGMIKMLLALRHGVVPPTVNHDRPHPDIPFAEAGLRVNTTAEPWPARGGPRRGCVSSFGIGGTNAHVILQEAPPHPVPSRAATEADLVVVSGRTPQAVRAAARRLADHLAKAPGWELADVAHTSRVGRTAWPVRRAIVAADRADLLRQLDTGSEPVVVPRRATLTFAFPGQGSQFPGMAADLHARLPGVRERLDAGLDALPAGSADPVRAALLDPYAAAQSARPSITQPALFLVEYALGAQLLDWGLRPQRMIGHSVGEYAAFCLAGGLRLADALALLVARGRLVERTPPGRMAAVLAGRDRVAALLPPDVQVAADNAPGVTVVSGPPAGVRELTDRCATAGIRVRPVPAAHGFHSGLLDPVLDDFRAAVGAVPHHPVSTTVLCGLTGEPVVEGATRPAEHWVRQLREPVRFREATAELLTTRHPVVLEVGPGRALTALVRAAGGGRVPVAPTMPAEPGSAALPTLLRALATAWTCGVEPDWAAFRLDPAARRVPLPTYPFERVRHWVDISAPAAVAEDGPAAPGTPAVPDEPETPAVAVEREIIAAWRDLLGATDVVPDSDFFALGGESLVAVRMLSRLRQRCGVRVPLRILAQDPTVRGLTRAALDRLPDPGELATQGERQ
- a CDS encoding amino acid adenylation domain-containing protein, whose protein sequence is MTGFLSELVLAQAARTPGSCAVVDERESLTYEELVRQAGVVAGLLTAAGVEPDAVVAVCAERSVRFPVLLLGVLLSGAAYLPLDPGDPAPRLAGMLDDAGVVLVLTEPELKAVAEAVAGSRPVLAVSAGELRAGVPAPPVPLRSDLGLAYVLYTSGSTGRPKAVAVPHRGIVNRLRWMQDEYALTSADSVLQKTPATFDVSVWELFWPLAQGARLVLARPGGQRDPEYLMAVMRRERITVVHFVPSMLESVLDEPGWDGCDALRLVVCSGEALPPAAVRRFRERSRARIDNLYGPTEASIDVTWWPCRPVEDGDSVPIGRPIANVVVRVLDAAGKPVPEGEPGELHLGGDHALARGYLGRPGLTAERFVADPWADGGRLYRTGDLVRRLPGGVLEFLGRLDHQIKLRGQRIEPGEIEETLRRHPAVSGAVVVLRRDEGRAERLVGYVVGPPDGPGERELRNHLAQRLPASMVPARLVRLDAFPLTANGKLDRQALPEPPRRRRRSAHEPDVGGGH